A single region of the Borrelia hermsii DAH genome encodes:
- a CDS encoding ATP-dependent DNA helicase, which translates to MKLIEYILKQAELNIKGFVKRNTQLRMIKKISKAFENENFLVIEAPTGTGKSLAYLIAAIDFIQKTQEKVIISTASINLQEQLIKKDIETLEKLIPFKMRFGVIKGMRNYLCLRRLEELEKNLLTYTFNKKHLEALIYWTQNTKTGDRDELHFIDEQIWEEVSASPETCSGITCPDENKCFFKKARKKILECDIIITNHHLLLNDLYIKNEILTEKENYENGSEKNYEEINLILPNVKNIIIDEAHYLEEAARTLFSKNFSRIGIKQIFTKIDKIIKKQNINGAYKKNFEIETMLSFENVEYIIKIQKDFPSIYRITNDTHKTDFYIRIKTHLQNIIYNLENYKVSITSIIQNMENKTAKIELERLIKNIEYKESLIKNFISENQYDNFCFWIENKKNIPIFKTSGIYLGPELNKIMYKRVKRIIFTSATLMINQSFSYFINQTGLNLINQDIEMEKLPYSFPYKEKSILTVTSDIEDPNKAEEFLNQSIQYIKELVILNKGGTLILLTSFKSLEYIGKNIKDFLRENNINLFIQGELPKHELINSFKKSPKKSVLIGMKNFWEGIDIKGDKLTMVIIPKLPFQTPSDPILIAKNALATKSNENFFTQETLPQAIMKFKQGFGRLIRDSKDYGIIVCFDKRIFEKTYGKLFLQSLPEIKTYYLNFENIKHTINTFFKEIEQNTNL; encoded by the coding sequence TTGAAATTAATTGAATACATACTCAAACAAGCAGAATTAAACATCAAAGGCTTTGTAAAAAGGAATACACAATTAAGAATGATAAAAAAAATAAGCAAAGCCTTTGAAAATGAAAATTTTTTAGTCATTGAAGCACCAACAGGAACTGGGAAAAGCCTTGCCTACTTAATTGCGGCTATTGATTTCATTCAAAAAACACAAGAAAAAGTAATAATATCAACAGCATCTATCAATCTTCAAGAACAACTCATTAAAAAAGATATCGAGACATTAGAAAAACTCATTCCTTTTAAAATGAGATTTGGGGTAATTAAAGGAATGAGAAACTATCTCTGCCTTCGCCGTCTAGAAGAACTTGAAAAAAACCTTTTAACATATACATTTAATAAAAAACATTTAGAAGCACTAATCTACTGGACACAAAATACAAAAACAGGCGATAGAGATGAACTCCATTTTATAGATGAACAAATCTGGGAAGAAGTATCAGCAAGCCCTGAAACATGTTCAGGCATTACCTGCCCTGACGAAAATAAATGTTTTTTTAAAAAGGCAAGAAAAAAAATATTAGAATGCGATATTATCATAACCAATCATCATTTACTTCTAAATGATCTCTACATAAAAAATGAGATATTAACAGAAAAAGAAAATTATGAAAATGGCTCTGAAAAAAATTATGAAGAGATTAATTTAATCTTGCCTAATGTAAAAAATATAATAATCGATGAAGCTCATTATTTAGAAGAAGCTGCAAGAACCCTATTTAGCAAGAATTTTTCAAGAATTGGAATAAAACAAATTTTTACAAAAATAGATAAAATCATAAAAAAACAAAACATAAACGGTGCATACAAGAAAAACTTTGAAATTGAAACAATGCTAAGCTTTGAAAATGTTGAATATATAATAAAAATACAAAAAGATTTCCCATCAATTTATAGAATTACCAATGATACACACAAAACAGATTTTTATATACGAATTAAAACACACTTACAAAATATCATATATAATCTAGAAAATTATAAAGTATCCATTACATCAATAATACAAAATATGGAAAATAAAACAGCAAAAATTGAACTAGAGAGATTAATTAAAAATATAGAGTATAAAGAATCATTAATTAAAAATTTCATCTCTGAAAATCAATATGATAATTTTTGTTTTTGGATAGAAAATAAAAAAAATATACCTATATTTAAAACATCAGGGATTTATTTAGGTCCTGAACTAAACAAAATTATGTATAAACGAGTAAAAAGGATAATTTTTACTTCAGCTACTCTCATGATCAATCAATCATTCTCATATTTTATAAATCAAACGGGACTAAACTTAATCAATCAAGACATAGAAATGGAAAAGTTACCATACTCTTTTCCCTATAAAGAAAAATCAATACTAACAGTTACATCAGATATTGAAGACCCTAATAAAGCAGAAGAATTTTTAAATCAATCAATACAGTATATTAAAGAGCTAGTGATATTAAACAAAGGGGGGACTTTAATTCTTTTAACCTCATTTAAAAGTTTAGAATACATAGGAAAAAACATTAAAGATTTCCTACGTGAAAATAACATAAACCTTTTCATACAAGGAGAATTGCCAAAACATGAACTCATAAATTCTTTCAAAAAATCACCAAAAAAAAGCGTACTTATAGGCATGAAAAACTTTTGGGAAGGAATTGACATTAAAGGAGATAAATTAACAATGGTTATAATTCCAAAATTACCATTTCAAACTCCCTCAGATCCAATTTTGATAGCAAAAAACGCATTGGCTACAAAATCAAATGAAAATTTTTTCACACAAGAAACACTGCCACAAGCAATAATGAAATTCAAACAAGGATTTGGAAGATTGATTAGAGATTCAAAAGACTATGGCATTATAGTATGCTTTGATAAAAGAATTTTTGAGAAAACTTATGGCAAATTATTCCTACAATCCCTACCTGAAATAAAGACTTATTACTTAAACTTTGAAAATATCAAACACACAATAAATACATTTTTTAAAGAGATAGAGCAAAATACTAATCTATAG
- a CDS encoding PQQ-binding-like beta-propeller repeat protein, translating into MFVVLKVNVCIFIFLGACFSLSADVNLYFQKALTGQVLGNPILDERRNTITVLTKDRWLVTYTVSLNKKYSYRLDRTPYPFLLKDFGSGYYVITGRNEVQKIRRGKLIWRYNLGVPPIKAPSIGNGYILIPQADGKVIALRLGDGQKVFEANIEGKAATSSVVLENGNFYIANENYKMFAFNSEGEQIWSTELMSFPNALMISTNNEIVVGCQSGDVVVYDSDFGDMLGSISLNYPINFLFEKFNGEYIAVSDIGIFFNLSRNFDLMFSENLPLKLKEAVLYDNKNLFIVMESNGVLALDEYFKPVDRYDDIKEISGLVSNVGMIATGGFNWILTTYYYEYKDELDFIVWNHTLGNRYHQNRIDFREKSLVDHEDIYLALDEMLNSTYNRKVYNKFLSVLDSLVMKYGSFPKKYLNLYRKAINNWLAPKNGVDRIAQRGQLYKYFMYVDDAASVKSFINMAIEEKDINNVIQLVNSIAGFEYYYGQDELVYNYIQYVILNYQGNLEIAYAVLLSLRKIILNSTEDNLKRYRSKYLTLLKFVRRQNFSEKINQCINEIIVSL; encoded by the coding sequence ATGTTTGTGGTTTTGAAGGTAAATGTTTGTATTTTTATATTTTTAGGTGCTTGTTTTTCCCTTTCAGCAGATGTTAATCTTTATTTCCAGAAAGCTTTAACAGGGCAGGTTTTAGGAAATCCTATTCTTGATGAGAGACGTAATACTATTACGGTGTTAACAAAGGATAGGTGGTTGGTAACTTATACTGTGTCTTTAAATAAAAAGTATTCTTATAGGCTAGATCGAACCCCATATCCCTTCCTTTTAAAGGATTTTGGTAGTGGATATTATGTTATTACAGGACGTAATGAAGTACAAAAGATTAGAAGAGGAAAGCTTATATGGAGGTATAATTTAGGTGTCCCGCCTATAAAAGCTCCTTCAATAGGGAATGGTTATATTTTAATTCCTCAGGCTGATGGAAAAGTTATTGCTTTAAGACTTGGTGATGGTCAAAAGGTTTTTGAGGCAAATATAGAAGGGAAGGCAGCAACTTCTTCTGTTGTTCTTGAGAATGGCAATTTTTATATTGCAAATGAAAATTATAAAATGTTTGCTTTTAATTCTGAGGGAGAGCAAATATGGAGCACTGAGCTTATGTCTTTTCCCAATGCATTAATGATAAGTACTAATAATGAAATAGTGGTTGGATGTCAATCTGGAGATGTTGTTGTGTATGATAGTGATTTTGGCGATATGTTAGGTTCTATTAGTTTAAACTATCCTATTAATTTTTTATTTGAGAAGTTTAATGGGGAATATATTGCAGTCTCTGATATTGGGATTTTTTTTAATTTAAGTAGGAACTTTGATCTCATGTTTTCTGAGAATTTACCTTTAAAACTTAAGGAAGCCGTGCTTTATGATAATAAAAATCTTTTTATTGTTATGGAGTCAAATGGTGTTTTAGCTCTTGATGAATATTTCAAACCAGTTGATAGGTATGATGATATTAAGGAAATATCGGGTCTTGTATCTAATGTTGGAATGATTGCTACTGGTGGATTTAATTGGATACTAACTACTTATTATTATGAATATAAAGATGAGCTTGATTTTATTGTTTGGAATCATACATTAGGTAATAGATATCATCAAAATAGGATAGATTTTAGAGAAAAATCTTTAGTAGATCATGAGGATATTTATTTGGCTCTTGATGAAATGTTGAATTCTACATACAATAGAAAGGTTTATAATAAGTTTTTAAGTGTTCTAGATTCTTTGGTAATGAAATATGGTAGTTTCCCTAAAAAATATTTGAATTTATATAGAAAAGCTATTAATAATTGGCTTGCTCCAAAAAATGGAGTTGATAGAATAGCTCAAAGGGGGCAGCTTTATAAATATTTTATGTATGTTGATGATGCAGCCTCGGTTAAGAGTTTTATCAATATGGCAATTGAAGAAAAGGATATTAATAATGTAATTCAATTAGTTAACAGTATTGCTGGATTTGAATATTATTATGGGCAAGATGAGCTTGTATATAATTATATTCAGTATGTAATATTAAATTATCAGGGTAATTTAGAGATAGCATATGCTGTTCTTTTAAGCTTGCGCAAGATAATTTTGAATTCTACAGAGGATAATCTTAAGAGATATAGAAGTAAATATTTAACTCTTTTGAAATTTGTAAGACGTCAAAATTTTTCTGAAAAAATTAATCAATGTATTAATGAAATTATTGTATCTCTTTGA
- the valS gene encoding valine--tRNA ligase, with the protein MSDELSKNYNPKVFEDKIYQKWLDNGVFSPNDGIESRFSMVAPPPNVTGILHMGHALNFTLQDILVRYKRMQGANTLWLFGTDHAGIATQAVFEKQLKDFGKSKDDFSREEFVEEIFKLKNKHREIIVNQIEKLGASYDHSRERFTLDAGLSQAVNKVFIDLYNKGLIYKGEYLVNLDPGSGSVVSDEEVEYKEVIGKIYFIKYLLDDDTFIEVATTRPETIFGDVAVAVNPNDDRYKSLIGRDVTVPIVNRKIKIIADSYVDMEFGSGALKITPVHDPNDFEIAKRHDLAKINILTKDAKLNENVPIEYQGLSVSAARSKIERDLKDQGFLIDVKSHKHQVGYCHRSGEIIEPYLSNQWFVRMKPLADAALKALINGEIKFYPKKWENTYKHWLLNIKDWCISRQLVWGHRIPAWYDVKTGEIIVSESDPSLSEEHKERSFVRDPDVLDTWFSSWLWPFSSLGWPEITLDFKNYYPTNTLITAYDIIFFWVARMVMAGLEFTGQVPFKDIYITPLLRDKKGKKMSKSLGNGIDPLEIIDQYGSDALRFTLAFLSVQGQDLNIDTKDFMFGAKFSNKVFNASKFILSNLEGRVVLDRLELDDIDKWLLTSLNSTVAILDWAFKNYKYNEATKAVYEFFWNDFCDWYIEISKINLNSDDINLQNMIISKLVFFLKESLRIMHPFIPFITEEIYSKLMSLKDVLALEKYPEFISQRDFKEEFHRFNLLKEFIVSIRTLRSEFGIVPNIKINVALKFGNTFKYEKYFKEHEHIAKKLINFDCIFYNENYDNMIGVPNVDFESFADIKNLIDTDKELAGLSKQLEKYERLKHATLKKLQNQDFLLNAPGEIIDLEKSKLEEFDSFISKINNYIDNLRR; encoded by the coding sequence ATGAGCGATGAACTTTCAAAAAATTATAATCCTAAAGTTTTTGAAGATAAAATTTATCAAAAATGGCTAGATAATGGTGTATTTAGTCCTAATGATGGGATTGAGTCGAGATTTAGCATGGTAGCACCCCCTCCAAATGTTACAGGCATTCTTCATATGGGACATGCCCTTAATTTTACTTTACAAGATATCCTTGTTCGTTATAAGAGAATGCAGGGTGCTAATACCCTTTGGCTTTTTGGAACGGATCATGCTGGAATTGCAACCCAAGCAGTTTTTGAAAAACAGCTTAAAGATTTTGGAAAAAGTAAAGATGATTTTAGTCGTGAAGAATTTGTTGAAGAAATTTTTAAATTAAAGAATAAACATAGAGAAATAATTGTTAATCAAATAGAAAAGCTTGGGGCTTCTTATGATCATTCTAGGGAGAGATTTACTCTTGATGCTGGGCTTTCTCAAGCTGTTAATAAGGTTTTTATTGATTTATATAATAAGGGATTAATTTATAAGGGAGAATATCTTGTAAACCTTGATCCTGGGTCTGGAAGTGTTGTTAGTGATGAAGAGGTTGAGTACAAAGAGGTTATTGGCAAGATTTATTTTATTAAATATTTATTAGATGATGATACTTTTATCGAAGTTGCAACGACTAGACCTGAGACAATTTTTGGAGATGTGGCTGTTGCTGTTAATCCTAATGATGATCGGTATAAATCTTTAATTGGTAGAGACGTTACAGTTCCTATTGTAAATAGAAAGATTAAGATAATAGCAGATAGTTATGTTGATATGGAATTTGGTAGTGGTGCTTTAAAAATAACACCTGTTCATGATCCTAATGACTTTGAAATTGCAAAAAGACATGATCTTGCTAAGATAAATATTTTAACTAAGGATGCAAAACTAAACGAGAATGTTCCAATTGAGTATCAAGGCTTAAGTGTTAGTGCTGCAAGGAGCAAGATAGAAAGGGATTTAAAAGACCAAGGATTCTTAATAGATGTTAAGAGTCATAAACATCAGGTTGGGTATTGTCATAGATCTGGAGAGATCATTGAGCCTTATTTATCTAATCAGTGGTTTGTAAGAATGAAACCTTTAGCTGATGCTGCTTTAAAAGCTTTAATAAACGGTGAGATTAAATTTTATCCTAAAAAGTGGGAGAATACATATAAACATTGGTTATTAAATATTAAAGATTGGTGTATATCTAGACAGTTGGTTTGGGGGCACAGAATTCCTGCCTGGTATGATGTTAAGACAGGAGAAATTATTGTTAGTGAGTCTGATCCCTCATTAAGTGAAGAGCATAAGGAGAGAAGTTTTGTTAGAGATCCAGATGTACTTGATACTTGGTTTTCTTCTTGGTTATGGCCATTTTCTTCTCTTGGTTGGCCAGAGATTACTCTTGATTTTAAAAATTATTATCCTACAAATACTTTGATTACTGCTTATGACATAATATTTTTCTGGGTAGCAAGAATGGTAATGGCAGGGCTTGAGTTTACAGGTCAAGTTCCTTTTAAAGATATATATATAACACCCCTTTTAAGAGACAAAAAGGGTAAAAAAATGTCAAAATCTTTAGGTAATGGTATAGATCCTCTTGAAATTATCGATCAGTATGGAAGTGATGCTTTGCGTTTTACTCTTGCATTTTTATCTGTACAAGGTCAGGATTTGAATATTGATACTAAAGATTTTATGTTTGGAGCTAAATTTTCAAATAAAGTATTTAATGCTTCTAAATTTATTTTATCAAATTTAGAGGGTAGGGTAGTATTAGACAGGTTAGAGTTAGATGATATCGATAAATGGTTACTTACGAGTTTAAATTCAACTGTTGCCATTCTAGATTGGGCTTTTAAAAATTATAAGTATAATGAGGCTACTAAAGCAGTATATGAGTTCTTTTGGAATGATTTTTGTGATTGGTACATTGAAATTAGTAAAATTAATTTAAATAGTGATGATATTAATCTTCAGAATATGATTATTTCTAAGTTAGTTTTTTTCTTGAAAGAATCTTTACGCATTATGCATCCCTTTATACCCTTTATTACTGAAGAGATTTATTCTAAGCTTATGTCTTTGAAAGATGTATTAGCTTTAGAAAAGTATCCTGAGTTTATTAGCCAAAGAGATTTTAAGGAAGAGTTTCATCGGTTTAATTTATTGAAAGAATTTATTGTATCAATAAGAACTCTTAGGAGTGAATTTGGTATAGTTCCTAATATTAAGATTAATGTTGCTTTGAAATTTGGTAATACTTTTAAATACGAGAAATATTTTAAGGAGCATGAACATATTGCAAAGAAACTGATTAACTTTGATTGCATTTTTTACAATGAAAATTATGACAATATGATAGGTGTTCCTAATGTTGACTTTGAAAGTTTTGCAGATATTAAGAATTTAATAGATACTGATAAAGAGCTTGCAGGGCTTAGTAAACAACTAGAAAAATATGAGCGACTTAAACATGCAACTTTGAAAAAGCTTCAAAATCAAGATTTTTTATTAAATGCTCCTGGTGAGATTATTGATCTCGAGAAGTCAAAATTAGAAGAATTTGATTCTTTTATTTCAAAAATCAACAATTATATTGATAACTTAAGGAGATAG
- the groES gene encoding co-chaperone GroES — protein MKNIKPLADRVLIKIKEAESKTTSGLYIPENAKEKTNIGTVIAIGSNKEDITVKVGDTVLYEKYAGAAVRIEDKEHLILKAKEIIAIIEE, from the coding sequence ATGAAAAATATTAAACCTTTAGCTGATAGAGTTTTAATAAAAATAAAAGAAGCCGAAAGTAAAACAACTTCAGGACTATATATACCAGAGAATGCAAAAGAGAAAACAAACATTGGAACAGTCATAGCTATTGGCTCTAACAAAGAAGACATTACTGTTAAAGTTGGAGACACAGTGCTTTATGAAAAGTATGCTGGTGCTGCTGTAAGGATTGAAGATAAGGAACACTTAATTCTAAAAGCAAAAGAAATTATAGCCATTATAGAAGAATAA
- a CDS encoding ABC-F family ATP-binding cassette domain-containing protein, translated as MIAVSNLEVAFGERVLFKDVNVKFSSGNCYGIIGANGAGKSTFLKVLGGTIEPSKGEVAVAKNQRMAVLEQNQFAYDDFRVIDTVIMGHKKLYAVQREKDLIYEKPDFSDEDGIRAGELEAEFAELGGYEAESNAAVLLKGLGIEESVHSSLMRDIDAALKVRVLLAQALFGEPDILLLDEPTNNLDIQSIKWLEEFLINFENTVIVVSHDRHFLNQVCTHIVDIDYGKIQVYLGNYDFWYETSQILNKQLKDAKKRSEEKIAELKTFIQRFSSNASKSRQATSRKKLIDKIRIEDLKPSSRKFPYVNFKSERDLGKNVITIKNLSKEFEGQHILNKFSIVIEPGQKVVFLGSPISASSLFDVITNEDRDYKGHYEWGATVNFAYFKKDNEQYFSVDLSLVDWLRQYSKEQDETYIRGFLGRMLFSQDEALKKVNVLSGGEKVRCMLSKIMLSGANVLLLDQPTNHLDLEAITSLNTGLQDFKGVVLFTSHDHQFIDTIANRIIEFTPNGIIDRFMTFSEYIDDSKVKELRDKLYEGHTSLKL; from the coding sequence TTGATAGCAGTAAGTAATTTAGAAGTTGCATTTGGGGAGAGAGTTTTATTTAAAGATGTTAATGTTAAATTTTCTTCTGGAAATTGTTATGGGATAATTGGGGCTAATGGTGCAGGGAAGAGTACATTTTTGAAAGTTTTAGGCGGAACGATTGAACCTAGCAAGGGTGAGGTCGCAGTTGCGAAGAATCAAAGAATGGCTGTGCTTGAGCAAAATCAATTTGCTTATGATGATTTCAGGGTTATTGATACTGTGATCATGGGCCACAAAAAGCTTTATGCTGTGCAAAGGGAAAAAGATTTAATTTATGAAAAACCTGATTTTAGTGATGAGGATGGAATTAGGGCTGGAGAACTTGAGGCTGAGTTTGCAGAACTTGGAGGTTATGAGGCTGAGTCTAATGCCGCAGTCCTTCTTAAAGGGCTTGGTATAGAAGAGTCGGTTCATTCTAGTTTGATGAGAGATATTGATGCGGCTTTAAAAGTAAGGGTACTCTTAGCACAAGCTCTTTTTGGAGAGCCTGATATATTACTTCTTGATGAGCCTACTAATAATCTTGATATTCAATCGATTAAGTGGCTGGAAGAATTTTTAATTAATTTTGAAAATACAGTTATTGTTGTGTCACATGATAGACACTTTTTAAATCAAGTTTGTACTCATATTGTTGATATTGATTATGGAAAAATTCAAGTTTATCTTGGTAACTATGATTTTTGGTATGAAACTAGTCAAATTCTTAATAAACAACTCAAAGATGCCAAGAAAAGATCTGAAGAGAAAATAGCGGAACTTAAAACTTTTATTCAAAGATTTTCAAGTAATGCATCGAAATCTAGACAAGCGACTTCAAGAAAGAAATTAATTGATAAGATTAGAATTGAAGATCTAAAACCGTCTTCAAGGAAGTTTCCTTATGTTAACTTTAAGAGTGAAAGAGACCTTGGGAAAAATGTTATTACAATTAAAAATCTGAGCAAGGAATTTGAAGGACAACATATTTTAAATAAGTTTAGCATTGTAATAGAACCTGGGCAAAAGGTTGTCTTTTTAGGCAGTCCAATCTCAGCAAGTTCTCTTTTTGATGTAATTACCAATGAAGATAGAGATTATAAGGGTCATTATGAATGGGGTGCTACTGTTAATTTTGCGTACTTTAAGAAGGATAATGAGCAATATTTTAGTGTGGATTTAAGTTTGGTAGATTGGTTAAGGCAGTATTCAAAAGAGCAGGATGAAACTTATATTAGGGGATTTTTGGGACGAATGCTTTTTAGTCAAGATGAAGCTTTAAAAAAAGTTAATGTCCTATCAGGGGGTGAAAAGGTAAGATGTATGCTTTCAAAGATAATGCTTAGTGGGGCTAATGTATTATTATTAGATCAACCAACTAATCATTTAGATCTTGAGGCGATTACATCTTTAAATACCGGTCTTCAAGATTTTAAAGGAGTTGTGTTATTCACATCTCATGACCATCAATTTATTGATACGATTGCTAATCGGATTATTGAGTTTACACCTAATGGAATAATTGATCGTTTTATGACTTTTTCAGAGTATATTGATGATTCTAAAGTCAAAGAATTAAGAGATAAGCTTTATGAAGGACATACCAGCTTGAAACTTTGA
- a CDS encoding septal ring lytic transglycosylase RlpA family protein: protein MVSLFSLMGTSFRFGFLFLFFTATQLHSATVGLASWYGEAFHGKPTANGEKFDMTALTAAHKELPFNTVVRVTNLLNNRTVVVRINDRGPFRKDRIIDLSKSAAEKLDFLGIGVAPVKIEVLEQLSEKKAVTQESRKTVNGENSSKSDSVVSASKLERDVALDKDHSEVAEKLLDNSTKEPDFYIQVGSYKIKDYAQRAYKILQKAGLNVLVNSHGPFFTVFIPTYADDVHKNVELIKSTGYQDILVRKTKIPGDSISID, encoded by the coding sequence ATGGTAAGTTTGTTTAGCCTTATGGGTACTAGCTTTAGATTTGGATTTTTATTTTTATTTTTTACCGCTACTCAATTGCACAGTGCTACTGTAGGGCTTGCTTCATGGTATGGGGAAGCTTTTCATGGTAAGCCTACTGCTAATGGTGAAAAATTTGACATGACAGCTCTTACGGCTGCTCACAAGGAACTTCCATTTAATACTGTTGTAAGAGTTACTAATTTACTTAATAATAGGACAGTTGTTGTAAGAATTAATGATAGGGGTCCTTTTAGAAAAGATCGAATAATTGATTTATCAAAATCTGCTGCTGAAAAGCTAGATTTTTTAGGAATAGGTGTTGCTCCTGTAAAAATTGAAGTATTAGAACAATTGAGTGAAAAAAAAGCTGTAACGCAAGAGTCTAGAAAAACTGTTAATGGTGAAAATTCTTCTAAGTCTGATTCTGTTGTTTCTGCTTCAAAATTGGAGAGGGATGTTGCTTTAGATAAAGATCACTCTGAGGTTGCAGAAAAGCTTTTAGATAATTCAACTAAGGAACCAGATTTCTATATACAAGTTGGTTCTTATAAGATTAAGGATTATGCTCAAAGAGCTTATAAAATACTTCAAAAAGCTGGACTTAATGTTTTAGTGAATTCCCATGGACCTTTTTTTACAGTGTTTATTCCTACTTATGCTGATGATGTTCATAAGAATGTTGAACTTATTAAATCCACAGGATATCAGGATATTTTGGTAAGAAAGACTAAGATTCCAGGAGATAGTATTTCTATAGATTAG
- the mnmD gene encoding tRNA (5-methylaminomethyl-2-thiouridine)(34)-methyltransferase MnmD gives MDKLIFQGKTIYSSKFGDIYYDPQYGLEESIYVFIKGCDLDKELVNLQSITIAELGFGTGLNFIALLKHLTENNLKTKINYYSIEKFPLKKEQIKKISQFFIKDIHYFKILLKKYPNTPMKNIKYQITNNINLKILVGDAREKLKELPKYIDYWFLDGFSPNKNPKMWNKEIFTIISEKSKIGTKLSTFSAARIVKDGLKLANFNYYRIKGFNNKRHMLKAQKEQ, from the coding sequence ATGGATAAATTAATATTTCAAGGTAAAACTATATATTCAAGTAAATTTGGGGATATCTATTATGATCCGCAATACGGACTTGAAGAGAGTATTTATGTATTCATCAAAGGCTGTGACCTAGATAAAGAACTTGTGAATCTACAAAGTATAACAATTGCGGAATTAGGATTTGGAACTGGGCTTAATTTCATAGCTCTTTTAAAACATTTAACAGAAAATAACCTCAAAACAAAAATTAATTACTACTCAATTGAAAAATTCCCACTTAAAAAAGAGCAAATCAAAAAAATATCACAATTTTTTATCAAAGATATACACTATTTTAAGATATTGCTTAAAAAATACCCCAACACACCAATGAAGAACATAAAATACCAAATAACAAACAATATTAATCTGAAAATCTTAGTTGGAGATGCTAGGGAAAAACTTAAAGAACTACCAAAATACATAGATTACTGGTTTTTAGACGGGTTTAGTCCAAACAAAAATCCCAAAATGTGGAATAAGGAAATATTTACCATAATCTCAGAAAAGAGCAAAATTGGAACAAAACTTTCAACATTCTCTGCAGCAAGAATTGTAAAAGATGGATTAAAACTAGCCAATTTTAATTACTATCGAATAAAAGGATTCAACAATAAAAGACATATGCTAAAAGCACAAAAGGAACAATAA
- a CDS encoding tRNA dihydrouridine synthase — protein sequence MNFLSNMSRPIMILAPMEDVTDTVFRNLIHLIGNGKDVPDIYFTEFISVKGLLNKSKQSMQHILTKNDELNRPLIAQIWGKEPDEFFKAIEILSNLGFWGIDLNMGCPKKKIVKKGVCSALINNKSLAREIIMASKEACLKFGLPLSVKTRHGFFYSEVEDWLGFLLELGIDMLIVHPRLAVNQSEGPIDVAVFHELVKLRDQINPSALIIGNGGILSLEQAHQIVREYSIDGVMFGCGIFRNLNLFRKGLSNFLSNNLNYRLNILKLHITDFHSTWSLTKDFNKLKKYFKIYFNEDERHSEYFYNIMNSSNYDELFENLSRMDIGDELKQ from the coding sequence ATGAATTTTTTAAGTAATATGAGTCGTCCCATTATGATTTTGGCCCCAATGGAAGATGTCACAGATACTGTTTTTAGAAATTTAATTCATTTGATAGGGAATGGAAAGGATGTGCCTGATATTTATTTTACCGAATTTATTTCCGTAAAAGGACTTTTAAATAAATCAAAGCAGTCAATGCAACATATTTTGACAAAAAATGATGAACTTAATCGACCATTGATTGCTCAAATTTGGGGAAAGGAGCCTGATGAATTTTTTAAGGCAATAGAAATTTTAAGTAATTTGGGATTTTGGGGTATTGACCTTAATATGGGTTGCCCTAAGAAAAAAATAGTTAAAAAGGGAGTTTGTTCCGCTTTAATTAACAATAAATCTTTGGCCCGTGAAATAATTATGGCAAGTAAAGAGGCGTGTTTGAAATTTGGATTGCCTCTTAGTGTTAAGACAAGACATGGGTTTTTTTATTCTGAGGTTGAAGATTGGTTAGGATTTTTACTGGAACTAGGCATTGATATGTTGATTGTGCATCCCAGGCTTGCTGTTAATCAGAGTGAAGGGCCTATAGATGTTGCTGTGTTTCATGAGCTTGTTAAGCTGAGGGATCAAATCAATCCTTCTGCATTAATTATTGGCAATGGAGGTATTTTAAGTCTAGAGCAAGCACATCAGATTGTAAGGGAGTATTCTATTGATGGAGTAATGTTTGGTTGTGGGATTTTTAGGAATTTAAACTTATTTAGAAAAGGTTTGTCAAACTTTTTGAGTAATAATTTAAATTATAGATTAAATATATTAAAATTGCATATAACAGATTTTCATTCTACTTGGAGTCTTACTAAGGATTTTAATAAACTTAAGAAATACTTCAAAATTTATTTTAATGAAGATGAAAGACATAGCGAGTATTTTTATAATATTATGAATTCAAGTAATTATGATGAGCTTTTTGAAAATCTAAGTCGAATGGATATAGGAGATGAGCTTAAGCAATGA